Proteins encoded by one window of Vidua chalybeata isolate OUT-0048 chromosome 8, bVidCha1 merged haplotype, whole genome shotgun sequence:
- the LOC128791777 gene encoding uncharacterized protein LOC128791777, which translates to MISSCLLWKIQFVLSLAVLLADFTEIRAFADLSECKSATIDDVNGSLKKYSKCLPDIIAEGEKASINFLAWTLQETLDLLRPVQEKFCKQLPPCPRPVAPKNGGLVCVTIDNTQYCKPMCNKGYDFQFLRRSRLYEVCGNATGFSWTTQLSGGKALAVCNPSEVAISGAKSAYFPSNSTCVHTLAFPESQAEQLNIFLQEIAEQGIDGSSRDQGADCIICGY; encoded by the exons ATGAtcagctcctgcctcctctgGAAAATACAGTTTGTTCTAAGTTTAGCAGTTCTTCTTGCAG ATTTTACTGAAATCAGAGCTTTTGCCGATCTAAGTGAATGCAAAAGTGCAACCATAGATGATGTGAATGGGAGTCTCAAG aaatattcaaaatgcTTGCCTGACATTATTGCCGAGGGTGAAAAAGCTTCAATCAATTTCCTGGCATGGACACTGCAAGAAACACTTGATCTGCTGCGCCCTGTTCAGGAGAAAT TTTGCAAGCAGCTACCTCCATGCCCGCGCCCAGTGGCCCCAAAAAACGGGGGGCTCGTGTGTGTGACCATTGACAACACTCAGTACTGCAAACCCATGTGCAACAAG GGTTATGACTTCCAGTTCCTCAGAAGGAGCAGGCTCTATGAAGTGTGTGGCAATGCCACGGGGTTTTCCTGGACCACGCAGCTTAGTGGGGGAAAGGCACTGGCTGTTTGCAACC cctctgaGGTGGCCATCAGTGGAGCTAAATCTGCCTATTTCCCCAGCAACAGCACCTGTGTGCACACGCTTGCCTTCCCTGAGAgtcaggcagagcagctgaacaTCTTCCTCCAGGAGATTGCGGAGCAGGGCATCGACGGCTCCAGCCGGGACCAGGGGGCCGATTGTATCATCTGTGGTTACTag